GCGCTGATGGTCGTGCTGGCCGACTGGGTCGTGAGCGTGTGGCAGACCCAGGTCACCGGCCGCACCGGCGAACGCATGCTCTACACCTTGCGGGTCAAGCTCTTCGCGCACCTGCAACGGCTGGGTCTGGACTTCTACGAGCGCGAGCTCGGCGGCCGGATCATGACCCGGATGACGACCGACGTCGACGCGCTCTCGACGTTCATCCAGACCGGGTTGGCGACTGCGGTGGTCAGCCTGTCGTTGTTCGTCGGCGTACTCATCGCGTTGTTCATTCTCGACGTCGGCCTGGCGCTGGTCGTGATGACGATCCTGCCGGTGCTCATCATCGCGACGCTGATCTTCCGGTCCAAGTCCTCGGTCGCCTACGCCGACGCCCGCGAGAAGGTCGGAATCGTCAACGCCGACCTGCAGGAAAACGTCGCCGGCGTACGCGTCACCCAGGCCTTCCGGCGGGAGGGGCACAACAACGCGAAGTTCGAACGGGTCAGCGACGACTACCGGGTCTCCCGGCTGCGCGCACAGCGCTACATCGCCATCTATTTCCCGTTCGTGGAGTTCCTCAGCGAGGTGGCGACCGCGCTGGTGCTGGCCGCCGGCGCGTCCCGGGTTTCCCACGGCACCTTGTCCGCCGGTGCACTGATCGCGTTCCTGCTCTACGTCAACATGTTCTTCTCGCCGGTGCAGCAGCTGTCCCAGGTCTTCGACGGCTACCAGCAGGCGGCCGTGGGACTGCGCCGGGTCCGTGATCTGCTGCGCATCCCGACGTCGACACCGCAGCCCGCGGAGCCGCAACCGGTCGAGCAGCTGTCCGGTGAGATCCTCTTCGACGGGGTGCACTTCGCCTACTCCGGTGCGGAGACCGAGGCGCTGTCCGACATCCAGCTGCGGATCGCGCCGGGGGAGACCGTGGCGCTGGTGGGAGAGACGGGCGCAGGCAAGTCGAGCGTGGTCAAGCTGCTGGCCCGCTTCTACGACCCGACCGAGGGCGCCGTGCGGGTCGACAGCCACGATCTACGTGACCTCGATCTCCCCGGTTACCGGCACCGGCTGGGGATGGTCCCGCAGGAGGCCTACCTCTTCTCCGGCACGGTGCGCGACGCGATCGCCTACGGCCGGCCCGCGGCCACCGACGCGGAGGTCGAGGCGGCGGCCCGTCAGGTCGGCGCGCACGACATGATCGCCCGGCTCGCCGGCGGTTACCTGCACTCGGTGGGCGAGCGTGGTCGGCACCTCTCGGCCGGCCAGCGACAGCTGCTGGCCCTGGCCCGGGCACAACTCGTCGACCCCGACATCCTCATCCTCGACGAGGCGACCGCGTCGCTCGACCTGGCCACCGAGGCGGCCGTCACCCGCGCGGCCGACGTACTGGCCCATCGGCGTACGACGATCGTCGTCGCGCACCGGCTCACCACCGCCGCCCGGGCCGACCGGATCGTGGTACTCGACCACGGGCGGATCGTCGAGGTCGGGTCACAGGACGAACTGTTGGCGCAGGACGGGATCTACGCCCGGCTATGGCAGTCGTTCATGGGCGACGACGCGGAGCAGGTACCGGCGGCAGGCTGAGCCTCGCCCGCACTACCGGCGGATCGCGTGGTGGGGCGACAGCGCCACCCAGGAGCCGACCAGCAGTCCGACCTGGCAGACGGCGACGATCACGAACCCGGCGGTCAGGTCGGGCGCAGTGGCGAGCCCGGCGACGAGGGTGACGGTGGCGATCGCCTGCCACGCCATGCACGTCGCGATCCACCAGGACAACGGCCGACGCAGCGCGAGCACCGACAGGACGGCGGTAATCAGGACCCAGCCCAGGCCGATTCCCGCCAGGGCGGCGGGCGGCGCGACGAGGATCGTGACCGTCTGGATCAACCACAGGCCGGCGACGACATGAACGGGTCGCATGGTCGGCTCAGACTAGCCATCCGCACGCACCGGGAACAGCGGTCCCGGTGCGAATCCACGGGTCATGCCCGATCGGGCAGCAGCGCGGTGACTCCGGCGCCGCGGGCGGCGAGGACGTCGTCGGTGTTGCTGAGCGAGCAGGTCCGCAGCGACAGGCAGCCGCAGCCGATGCAACTCGTCAACTGGTCGCGCAGGCGCTGCAGCGTCGTGATCCGGGCCTCCAACTCCGACTGCCAGGAGCGGGACAGCCGCCGCCAGTCGGCCCGGGTCGGGGTCCGGTCGGCCGGGAGAGTCGCCAGCGCCGTACGGATCTCCTCCAGGGTCAACCCGACCCGCTGCGCCGCCCGGATGAACGCCACCCGCCGCAGGGTGGACCGGGCGTAGCGACGCTGATTGCCGGCGGTGCGCTCGGCGGAGACCAACCCGGCCTGCTCGTAGAACCGCAGCGCACTCGGCCGGACACCGCTGCGCGCGGCAAGCTCCCCGATCGTCAGGTGATGCGGCAATGCGGGCATCGTCCCACCTCAGCTGTTGACTTCAACATTGGTTGAAGTTACAGCATGGTGGTCATGACCACAGCGACGTACGCCGACCTGCCGGATCTGGTCGCCCGGATGACCGGGGACGAGAAGCACGACCCGGCCTCCAACTCGACCCTCGACGTCTTGTGGGTGCTCTACGACCGGGTGTTACGCATCCCCGTCGACGCGCCCGACGACCCGGACCGCGACAGGTTCCTGCTGTCGAAGGGTCACGGGCCGATGAGCTACTACGCCGTGCTGGCCGCGCGCGGTTTCATCGACCCGGACCAGCTCGAGGGCTGGGGCGGCGTCGACTCGCGGCTGGGCAGGCATCCGGACCGGAACCTCCTGAACGGTGTCGAGATCTCCTCCGGATCGCTCGGGCACGGCCTACCGCTCGCCATCGGCGTCGCACTGGGGCTCCGCGCGCAAGGCCGCACCCGACCGCGGGTCGTCGTCCTCGTCGGTGACGCCGAGCTCGACGAAGGGACCAATCAGGAGGCGATCGTCATGGCGGCACGCCTCGGGCTGGACCGTCTCACGGTCGTC
The DNA window shown above is from Mycobacteriales bacterium and carries:
- the soxR gene encoding redox-sensitive transcriptional activator SoxR; the encoded protein is MPALPHHLTIGELAARSGVRPSALRFYEQAGLVSAERTAGNQRRYARSTLRRVAFIRAAQRVGLTLEEIRTALATLPADRTPTRADWRRLSRSWQSELEARITTLQRLRDQLTSCIGCGCLSLRTCSLSNTDDVLAARGAGVTALLPDRA
- a CDS encoding thiamine pyrophosphate-dependent enzyme — its product is MTTATYADLPDLVARMTGDEKHDPASNSTLDVLWVLYDRVLRIPVDAPDDPDRDRFLLSKGHGPMSYYAVLAARGFIDPDQLEGWGGVDSRLGRHPDRNLLNGVEISSGSLGHGLPLAIGVALGLRAQGRTRPRVVVLVGDAELDEGTNQEAIVMAARLGLDRLTVVAVDNSSATYGWPDGIARRFAVEGWETSTVDGRDHDKLERAFATPHDGHPLAVVAVVEKKETA